From Watersipora subatra chromosome 8, tzWatSuba1.1, whole genome shotgun sequence, a single genomic window includes:
- the LOC137401968 gene encoding uncharacterized protein, with protein sequence MTRGEIYAYPYTMQREFQGAKFIALDTMCRYWPWLERLERLPQQQRPFLSIMHAKAHRWSCQMKWSGRVTVGTGLSTGETTELVNSYMSRLGKVTRHMTSDGRRRRLEQGAAFWNLRKFVNLPKQIFTSLSKAKKQLPILEAQVDAHCHSIGLTLAELEARAILVAKPPPKPDNIQAVLEDLRVNILRQEDVLKKSESGKIAQKLRSRLRANHCSYKKKALEYSNLHPETTTEKLQSCLKSGLFPWAVVRGDITFSQDVLKAVESYQLWQRTVEEIPILEQERHTMIRTIVQQLDTCNGEEAIFLQNMVEKSSVFFSEEVEDMQLAVSLCQDLDVSDDDEDDDDSDGSFYGD encoded by the exons ATGACTAGGGGGGAGATATACGCGTATCCATACACTATGCAG AGAGAATTTCAAGGTGCAAAATTCATTGCCCTTGATACAATGTGCAGATACTGGCCTTGGCTAGAGCGGCTGGAGAGGCTACCACAGCAGCAACGCCCGTTCCTTAGTATCATGCACGCCAAAGCTCACCGTTGGAGTTGTCAG atGAAATGGAGTGGAAGAGTCACTGTAGGAACAGGATTAAGTACTGGGGAGACTACAGAACTTGTTAATAGCTACATGTCCCGATTGGGAAAAGTAACAAGACACATGACATCAGATG GTAGACGGAGACGCTTGGAGCAAGGGGCAGCTTTTTGGAATCTCCGAAAGTTTGTCAATCTGCCCAAACAGATATTTACATCTCTTTCCAAA GCCAAGAAACAACTACCCATTCTAGAGGCACAAGTGGATGCACACTGCCACTCAATTGGATTAACTTTAGCTGAACTTGAGGCCAGAGCAATCCTTGTTGCCAAGCCGCCGCCAA aACCAGATAACATACAAGCTGTCTTAGAAGACCTCAGAGTCAATATCCTGCGGCAAGAAGATGTTCTTAAGAAATCAG AGAGTGGAAAAATTGCACAGAAGTTGAGATCGCGTCTGCGTGCAAACCATTGCAGCTATAAGAAAAAGGCTTTAGAATACAGCAACCTCCATCCAGAAACGACAACAGAAAAGCTGCAAAGCTGTTTGAAGTCAGGGTTATTCCCATGGGCAGTTGTCCGTGGAG ATATAACCTTCTCACAGGATGTTCTTAAGGCAGTGGAGAGCTATCAATTGTGGCAGAGAACTGTAGAAGAAATCCCTATTCTAGAACAGGAAAGGCATACAATGATAAGAACAATAG TCCAGCAACTTGATACATGCAATGGAGAAGAGGCCATATTTCTTCAAAACATGGTCGAAAAATCCTCTGTTTTCTTCTCTGAGGAAGTTGAG GATATGCAGCTAGCTGTATCACTATGCCAGGACTTAGATGTATCTGATGATGACGAGGACGACGATGACTCTGATGGAAGTTTTTATGGGGATTGA
- the LOC137402446 gene encoding circumsporozoite protein-like, giving the protein MGADVEVNVGTDVGGNVGTDVEVNVGADVGGNVGTDVEVNVGADVEGNVGTGDMGADVEVNVGADVEGNVGADDMGADIEVNVGTDVGGNVGADVGGNVGTDV; this is encoded by the coding sequence ATGGGAGCAGATGTAGAAGTtaatgtgggaacagatgtaggaggtaatgtgggaacagatgtagaagttaatgtgggagcagatgtaggaggtaatgtgggaacagatgtagaagttaatgtgggagcagatgtggaaggtaatgtgggaacagGTGATATGGGAGCAGATGTAGAAGttaatgtgggagcagatgtgGAAGGTAATGTAGGAGCAGATGATATGGGAGCAGATATAGAAGTTAATGTGGGAACAGACGTAGGAggtaatgtgggagcagatgtaggaggtaatgtgggaacagatgtataa
- the LOC137402037 gene encoding uncharacterized protein, whose product MVFLCCIGNTTPAEYINPNNSDSDAEEILSEKLDKNGRTLYLVKWKHYSSQSNTWEPSRNLKQTLALLNYKEHVQST is encoded by the exons ATGGTTTTTCTTTGTTGTATAGGAAATACTACTCCAGCAGAATATATTAACCCAAACAATTCTGACTCAGATGCAGAAGAGATATTGAGTGAAAAGTTG GACAAGAATGGTAGAACACTGTACCTGGTCAAGTGGAAACATTATTCATCACA aAGTAACACCTGGGAGCCCTCTAGAAATCTCAAACAAACTTTGGCACTGCTAAACTATAAG GAACATGTCCAGTCAACATGA